The segment ataaataataaaaaaaaaaaacgtttacattttccagcttcttaaacgtgaatattgtctggtttctttgctccatttgacaaagaaatcattaaaaactgaatcatttcggATCATTTCCAGCTTTGGGAAACgcagatcaacattttctgacacatttcgagaaaataatcaacaagatgaatcgattatgaaaatagtcgttagttgcagccctaatcatGACCAGTGCTGTCAGTGAAGGCAGTGAGTGACGTACAAATGAAGAAACGCCTTCTTCCCTTTCAGTCTTCTACATCAGCTGGCATCCctggttgtgggtttgattcccggctccgctagctCCTTGCGTGTGAACGTATGAAAGGTGTGAGTGAAAGGGTGTGAATGGCAGAACTGtcatgtaaagcagctttgagtggtcatcaagactagaaaagtgctacataaaATACAGATATATTTTCTTTCCCTTACCTCAGCCTCAAGTTTTCTGTGTAGTGAACAGTGTGAGTGAACTTTTGTCGCTCGCGTGTCACATCTGTATCCCAGTGTAACTTTGGTCGGGAGGCGACGGTTGTGTGTGCTCTTCCCAGTACTGTGTGTCTCGGTCGCTCAGCTCATTTTCGTTTGGGCTTATATTTAGTTTGCTTGCTATGACGTTGTCActgaaacagagacatgagCGTTGGCAGGCTATAGCAGTCAAAATGTGCACTGGACGGGTCATAATTGGGTTATTAACACGTTATGACGTCCTAATGGGACGTTATAACACACCATTCATTTTTAAGGATCTATTTCTCGTTAGCATTGccaacatttatatcacatcCCCATTTAATAACTTTGTAATAAAGCCTTTATAACATTTCTATAAGAGGAACAAACCCGTTATGATTCTTGCATATTATGTGCATGTacacgtgtatgtgtgtttatggctCAAGTGaattttttggctgttttttggGTGGTTTGCTTCTTACTCATAGTCATCAGACAACTTCATTTTCCTATAGTACTTGGCCAGTTTGATAGTGAAGATGATGCTGGGGATGAGGAAGAAAAGGCACCAGCCCATACTGCACCAGAACGCATTCTAGAGAGCGTGAGAGGAACAAGGAGTGAGTATTTACAGCAGAATTGactaacaacaaaaacaaatagattCGTAGCCATTTAACAAAGTATAGCCATTTCTAATAAGTGTTTCCTGCTCtattcttcttctgtgtctgttaaccctttaacaccgagcctATCACAGACGATACCGCAATTacggagagaggaaagagttgcagaaacacctgtacatagtttccatttttgagCCTGTTTTTGGAAAACTCTAACCTTAAATATGTTATACtgtaacatgcaaaatctggtgttcatgtacaactacagtgggttttttgtttgtttgggtttttttttaaataaaatttaaattgttaataacctattttaacatgcagtgaattgaatataactgccagatattcaaagttattctggaaaaatgggcaaaagcacttaactcacaggacaCTCATCTGGCCCCTTTATGGAGAGGGCCATTtcgaggcttaggtgttaaagggttaagacgAGCAGAAGGTGACGGACACTCACCAGAGACTCCAGCAGGTACGAGCAGAGGATGACCTCCACAGCGTCCACAGTCTCTGCAACAGGCTTACAAAATCCCATCTGCTCTGTGATCTGACAGGGGGAGAAACATACAGTTTAGATTCAAAGAAGTGAACGGTCACAAACACGAGTGCTGACAAAGACTTATTATTACCATGAGTCTGGCCCACACATTGTAATGGTCAAAGTGAGCCAGCTGACAGTCTAAGAACGAGCTGCTTTCCTAGGATCAAGagagacatacagagagagaattAAATCCACACTGCTCAAGAGTGGGAAGTCATGAGGAATCAGGAATGCGTCGCCACCTCAACAATGAAGGGATTCAGAGGAAAGGCTCTGAAGTGgcagtaaaaacaacattctATATGGTGCTGAAAGTGTCTTAAGTTGCACACTTGTATAAGTATCTTATACAAGTGTGACCAGAGGTGGAAAAGAATATCGAAATATCCTACTCACATAAAAGTATGGCTCtaaaaaatgtactcaagtaggttgtttaaaatgtacttttttttaacacggttagggttctttcttgtgtctatgctatatatttttttaacctaACTGCACACTAACTCTAAGTGCGTCTAACCTCAGCACTATGAAGCACATTTTCTTGGAGACTGatatatttgattcagggatggttgttcGTCTGTCCTAAAACATTCTTAAAATTGCTGGGTTTTGATGACACAATACCTTTTATGAGCTGTTTGCACCTCGCACCTGGCAAACACTccatattgcaaaaaaaaaaaagaataaaaaccaGCAAAGCCAAAACatccaaattaaataaaaacctaaaactaaaaaaaattcTCTATTATAAACTTCGTCTGGAGACATCCAACATGTCAAGTTTTGttccttgtttttcctttctttagctttttttaatctcaaactATTGTAACCTTGCTCCTGTGTGGCTGAGATCTGGTTACATTGCCATCTGAAAATGATACATGTGacaatggaaaataaaactgctataaaacagtgcatttgtttgttaCTTTCAGTGTTAAAAATGGTCAGAGAAGCGTTTAAATCCTATTCAGTTTGGTATAGTGTGACTCTTTTCATCTTTATCTATGGCATGACTAGATAATACATATAAAATTGTGTGATGTATGTAATATCCCTTCAGAGGATGCAGTAATGAATCACAAGCACTGTAATGAATGTAGAACCAACTAGCTGGCAAAATGACGACTGAGCCATGTGACTCTACTCACGTTCCTGACGaccgctgctgcttctgtgttgAAGAAGCCTTCTGCTGCAGCCACGTTTGCCAGCAACACCGCCACTGATGCCTGTAAGAAATAAGCCACAGAAAGTAGTAGAGAGGACACACGTCTCTCTTCTTAGTAGTACTGGGTGTGAATCCCTGGACTCACCTCTATTTCTTGTTCCTTGGTGCGAAGGACTGTGACACTTGAGTTAAGTTGTGTCTGTGGGGGGGGTAATgataatgtttatgtttaaattcaGACAGAAGGCccaatgtttaaaaatgcagaacCAGATCAGGCAGTGATGGCAGCAAAGGAGGAGCCCACTCACCATTTGTGGGATGAGGGTTGTTTCTATTCTGGCCTGAATCTGCCTCAAGTCGTTGGCATGGTTTTGGAGTCTTGTTTGAGTGGGCGGGTCAGTCGCAAtctaagcaaataaataaaacatttacataatgcaaatgtttcacgtacatgaacaaaagttggtacacatgttaatcatgtcaggacggtccaaaaagtaaTTGAGGACATTgttgtaagtcctacaggaaggccgccatcttggattgaactTCTACTCCATATCACAAAAAACTGAAACTCAtaaaaattaaagtaaaactaagcatttaccaaaaaaaattaaactaactaattttaaaaacggaaagtcaaaatgaaaaatctaaaactattataaccttggtctGGAGACATCCAACATGTAAACTGAGACATTAAGTGTGAAATAATTGTTTTGCTccttgttttgtattttctttctttctttcttgcttctAAAGACAGTTCCTCCATTCCATTGTAGGTTTGCATCTTTATTTTACACCAAATCTGAGCCAGGAGGAGGATTTCTTTTCGTAATAAGAAATTAGTCTTCCAGTTTCCTTGTTGGAGTCAATCAGGAAGTGACGGTACATAGTGAGACTCTGCTGGTTGTGTCGATGGGAAAATGAATATACATTTTACTGGATTTATAACACCAGAAAACAtgttcctgaggagttaatgatctcaGTATCTAGTTTTcagtcttcttcaatagcatgTGACATCAGTTTTCAAAAATTGTGTTCTAATTTCAGAgaaaaaatagacaataatTGCTGAACAAATGCAGTGGGAACACTGCAGTATCAGGTATGTAGTATCAGAGAGGATTTGCATCCATATTTGTACAAGTACATCCACCTCGTATCGGACAAAATACCCAATACTAGTATTGGTATCAGTGCATCCCTATCAATACAAATGTAAGactttatttgacaaaatgttgTAACTCACTCCAGCATTCACAAGTGCATCCGCTGATGTATTCAGATTGATGTTGGACACGGTGTTAATCTGCGAGAAGAGAAATACAGCGTCACAAAGGTCACAAGGATACAGTGATGTGCACGTGGtcctgtgggaaaaaaacacagacctgCTGTGTGATAAGGGTGGAGTTCATTCCGTTTGTAATGATGGAGAGGTTTCCGAGGTTCTCTCTCACTTCAGGGCTCAGGAAAGTGATGGCAGGCAACCCAATGTGCATAGcgtcaaactgctgctgtatgtccCCCAAGTACTGAGTGACCAACAGAGGAGAGAGgtagagaagaaaacacacatcacataatATGTCACGTAAAAAGTTCTCTTAATAGTTTCCAGTCAATCATTCGTCTGATCCTACAGAATACGTCAAgtccgtggttctcaaactttggtacgtgtaccaccagtggtacatgagcttcctctggcggtacttcagaaatactgttctataGCCCAGGGTCTGTGAAAGCCCAGAgagggctgcaaagtgatgccatggtggctctgtttctactAGACCAGGTAACTCTGTTGTTCTTCATCATCACGTTATCAATTGAACAAGTGTCCAAAAACCTCTGCGTCACCAAAAAGTACCGAAAGTTACTGATGCTGCGTTCGTTGCTCATTCCTGTACTTTGGACGCAGCGCTTCGGAGGGAAGTCtaaagaaaggggcttggacttttgaattcaaaaatgttgccTGCCCTAACTGTttctccaggatctccaaccctacattttaatattttctcaggtggaacttggtataaaaggtttgagaaccactgcgaTGTGTTATTGTAGGTTACATTTCTATCGTGAAAGATAACAACAGAAAAGGGCCGTGAAGAGAACTCACTTGAGTTGTACTGAAGACTTGGTCGAGGTCTATCACTTCATGCATGAGGAGTGTTTTCCAAATAGTCTGGTTTGCCGTACAGCCTCTGTCAACACAGGGAGACAGGATATGAAATGAAGTACAATGGAAATTGTGCATACATATTGTAGACCAGTGAACGgcaattggtggcccgtgggccaagaCTGGCCCgtcagcatcagtatctggcccgGCAAAATTTCCTATTGAGTTAAGAGCTTTTATTGCtaaaaaatatgaacttattGAAAAAGATTCTGTTGCTAGGATTGACtgttaacctaaactaaatgtttggtttgaaaatcacaccagtgtgattgtccattaaagggccacttcacccaaaaataTACAGGGTTTtttaatttccagagataaatgtgttatatgATCATTAGACAGTGAATCTAAGAcacgtctcattcccacaacaacagatgaagttgggattgaagtcaattccttcaaagaaaataaaagccctacactgctctttactgtgtttctgtcaagttttattttgaaaccagaAGACTCTTATGAGAGGCAAAGTTAAATAACATACCTGTAGATGTGTGCGATGCTGATATTGCTTCTCAATCCCAACACCTGACTTATGTTTGGAACCAATCCCGAAGAATCAATTAactgtggagagaagaggacTTCCAGTTATGGCGTCTCCCTGGGCAGTAGCTGGTTTTAGTGCTCCGACCTTTTGGGCTTatatttgcttttccatttcGACATAGAGTCACTCATTTGTCCACGTTTGCCCCAGGATTGTCAAACTCTCTTGCCCTTTTGTTAGTACTTTTGTGAGTAAGGGTAAATATTCTACCTTTGACAAGATTTGGAGTCATTTTCTATCATTTCTAGAAGGGGAGAAAGCCATTGAAGTCTTCTTGCCATAACAGTATTATCTCATTTGActtgtattatttgtttgtttatttgcatttggAAACATGCTGATGTTTACTCTAGACCACGAAAAGTGACTTAATGTATTGCCCTGTCATAGAACTGTGTTGGAAGATGTTTTGCTGCTACCATGCACCTTACctgttctctttgtttgttgcTGTCATGGTAAACGAtggaaaatattaataaaaacatttgatttcacGTCCAGCATCTGGCGCTTGCGGTGAGCGCACAGATAAAATATGCAGGGATTCACCTGGAACAGTTGTCCGCTGCTCCACGGCCGACACACAAGAGTGTGACCGTGTCCTCCCAACAGGAAGAGCACGAGCACGAGTACCATCATCAGCCAGGAGAAGAGGAAGCTGAACCCTGCGCTCCTGCAGTGAAAATTACAGTGTAacaattgtttttaaagaacTGTATCTGTATCCATTAATTGTTTTAggtttatttgacttttaagttgtgttttagtgcactatcaagtgtagttttatcatattttattggactgattatgttttatatttgtcaTTTGATCATTAATGTGTGTATTAATGTAGTTTAGCTTGCAGGTGTTACGtatatgcatttacattttaaagttttgtgtcattttagcaCATCgctctgtgttttagtgtagttttaacATAGTTTGTTCATGTATAAGTTATATTGTTCATGTATAAACTCTACGTACTGCACATCAGTGTAAGACCATCCCAAAGGTTATTATCATACTAGTGTTATATTTGTACTGTACTGTCACGTAAAGTGTTCCTACAtaggtttttttattcattttttgctCAGgacatgagggaaaaaaaatgaatcacgTGACTACACACACGCAACAACGTGCTACTCACATCATGAAGAAGGTGCCTCCGCTGTCTGCCATGCAGGAGCGCATTGTGGGGTCCGTTTTGGGCTTCAAACCCAGAGGACCCAGAACCAGACCCAGGAGGTTACACATCACCACCAGGCCCACCACGCAGCACAGAACAATACACAACTTGTACCTGGACAAGAAGACACACATCGTGATGAATGATTGATTTACTGATAGTTTATTCCAGTGTtcatgtgagtttttttttacctaatgTCCTCGGCGTACTCGATCGTGGAGCTGTGTTTACCGATTGTGTCTGCGTACAGCTGAGTTGGAAGCTCTGACAAATTTATGAAAGCAGAAAGGGAGGTCCTGATGATATTTGAGATCTGGGTTTTGACGTTCTCCAGCACCTGGGTGGTTTCTAAGACAAGcacaaaacattttgtgaattaaaagGCTCTCCTTAGCTTAGCTACTCCATATCGGCACACAACGGAAAGCCACTATTCTCTTCGTTCTTATGAATTTCTGAAACTGCCTGAACTGATTTCACTTGGATTTTATTATCTTAGATAGACAACGAGGaactattatatatacatatacgagTAGCGACTGTGTTTTAATTGATTACTGTGACCTCAACTcctgcactttaaatgtcaaagaaaTATACTGTCACATTGTTAATTAATTCTTAatcttttaatatttaatatgacGTGTGTTGCTGATGGGTAAAATAGAGTAAACATTGTGTTACCTCTGGCGTTTTGCAGTGCTTTTGATTtgaaaaccacacaaacaacTCTAGTTTAACTAAAACCAAAGATAGAACTTTCCCCTTTAGATTTAAGCCTCAAATATGGAACAATCAACAGATTCCCCCCACTGAGGGTCTAAtgtggtcaggagggggccagacaagtgaaaaaaaacatgcgttTAGGAAAAAGCAACTGCAACAATGATCTTAAAATCATGTGATATTTCATAATGATATTGCTATATTTCACCTTTGATCTGTGTAGTTAAAAATGGCGTATTTTTTGTCAGTAGGACATAACCATTGCTGACCGTAACCATTGCTGAGTTGAGCGATGGTTACGACCTgacagacctgacctccatgccaagttttcaagagtttttatgcacgtatATACCTTATATTGTGGTTGTGGTCTAATAAATCTGTTAAacactatttatttataaaacatagAACTCACGTTGCACTACATTCATGGTTTCAGTGTTCACGGTCTGTGGGATGCTGTTGAAGTAGCGTTCgatctgaaatgaaatggatATAAAACAATGTGCCACAGATAGTAACTGTAATATCTGTGGCTAAAGGGGCATGGGGGGGGGTGTCATTGACCTCCACGATTTTTGATGGGAGATCAGTTTGGTTGATTTGAGTCATTCCTGCCACAAGACCATCGGTGTTGGGAGTCTGTGAACACACATGTTATACCTTAATTCAACAGAGGGAggcagcaaaagaaaacacatcaacCACAAAGCCAGTTAGATGAGttggtgacaaagacaaataagGAAAGAGTATGTCTCTATTTCATTTTGAGCCAGCAcactgagaggagaggagaggaagtgcaGTGTGACTCATAGATGGAGGAGAGTAGGAGTAACAAGATGAACAGATGGGAGGAGGACGAATCAGTTTATAAGACAAAAGCCAAAAGACGAGGAGTGATCACCgtgtgtcacagtgtcagcCTGCGTCAGAGAATCTTTCCCTGCACAAATGATTCTACCCGTTTCTTGCATCACAGTGACGTCTTGTTAAACCTGGCACAATAATACACTTTAATGTAGAAAAATTTAAacaaccccccacacacatttttcaaacttcctcgaagaagaagaaaacaaggacacacacaacatacaggaacacacaggGATGAACTTACAACGATTGCGCCCAGTGTCAGACGATCTACCTGTGGCTGTAAAACTGGCCTTATTAAGGCACAGCCAACACAGGCCGGGTTATTCAAAGTGGCAGTGATGGCATATCTGATGGTAGTGATGTCCCTCTGCAGAAGGTTCATGGTGGTCCTGTGCTGGGTCAAAAATGAGTTCAGCTCCTGTAATTGAGCGCTGAAGTTTGTGGTCcctgaatgaaaaacacacaaatgcaatgCTACTTTTAGCTAGTGTATGTAATCTCTTCCATTCagtgctgctttaaaaaaaaaaaacgttactatcactaatggaaaagcaaaagaataGAGTCAAGTAGAGTCAAgtctttgtattgttttgattgcACATCGCAGAAATGAGCCAGGTAATTAGAGCCTGCTGCTGCGAGGCATActagttctcactagaatgcattgcagCGCAGGCATCTATTGTAATCCTACGCATCCTCCCATATTTTGCTgtgtaactcctcccacagttttgagaaaaaacCCACACGTATCAAAACGTGCGACATGATCAGGAATGGTATACTGTGACTATTCTAAGAGTTTCGAATAACCATGgcaatcgcaaaaaactgcgaATAATTTCCACATGCACATGAATGGGAATCGGTTGAAAGACggagaaaaaccaagcccacttgagcatcacagtgtcgtcatactttaacgtagaaacgtgattgtaactttaaacgggtcacaagacttgggacttttctcacctcagtcaaagttttgataaatattagtttttatacaatcacagtttacgttttgtactttttttgacgttttcagattttataatgagtgtgtattgtaTGCGTGGATGGGGTGCTAGAGTGACACACTGCTGAGATCCAGAAAAATTatcacaaaaatctctaaacaaactcttctcctgacCACAATTTCTAACCTACACAAACAACGTTTTTACATCAAGATGTTGCTATGGTTGTCGCCTAACcctgtgtattgtttttattttcatatgacttgcagtttttcttaacATCACCTAAAAGCACAGAGTTCTGGTCAGAGCTctcattcactcccatgttaaaagtATGCTTTGTAGTTTTGGAAAAATCGAggcgagggtgattttaaaattgtgatttctctgtcaattcacacccGTTTCTCACAAAAAtgtgggagctgctgaaagcctcctgacgctcacaaaccaaattttatctctatcataaaccgttcttgaaatatgacaaccaGGGCTGTTTGAAGGATTTTGGGGGCCCCAAGCAAAATGGACACTGTTATCGGGATCCCCCTCAAGGGGGCCCCTCTCAGTAGTCGCTAACAGGGGCCCACTTGAGGGGGTTCCCGATACCACTGTCATTGCACTTTACTGCCTTGACTTTCAAAGGGGCGCTCACAGAGTTTGTCGTTGCATGCGTTCCAAGCAATTGCTCGGTTTGCTTGCCGTCTCGCGACtgatgacaactttaaaacatgctgttttctttgtttctcagaGGTTTGGGAGAAGCATAGGTGTGTGCGTGACAGGACTAGGGAGCGGGGGAATTAGGGAGTGAGTTTCTCTCTGTATTGAATTgttattcttccacccaaaactttggtGTGTAACTCCTCCTAGTTTTGAGAAAACCTCCACAAATCCTATACCAAAATGTGCGGTTTCATCAGTAATGGCGGATTATTACTTTTATAAGCGTTTCGAgcaaccatggcgacaaaaattgcaaaaaactgcaaataatttCCACATCCACATGAATGGAAGACGGTCGAAGAAATTATCACAACCCAGCCCAgtttggagcctcacagtgttGTCATATTTTAACGTAGAGACATGGTTTATGAGTAAgtctcttttaaagggtgattccaccaaaataccactttttctaaatacttcaagttttaaaggttcaatccacccaaatgttactccTTTACCAGCACAAATCCTGCACCCGACGACATCGGCAGCAAGAACAGCAGGCACGCTTGAAATTTTGCCACATTTTCTAGTCTGATCTGCCAACGTGACGTTCAAACAAGAATTGACATGCTCAGACTGAAACAGGGCAGAGCACACAGGCGCACCCTACCTTCGTTCAGCAGCCTCAGCGAGTGCAGCACTGGGTCCATATGTCCACGGAATCGATCCTGGATGACTGAGCCCAACTGAGGCCCGATGTCTAATTATACAGACAAAGTGACAGTTGATCATGGGACGAGAACAGACTCTGCATCatagattattattttacttacCATTAAGGTTTGAGGCAATCCTGTCGATGGTTGTGAAGCTCTCGTTCACCACGGACTGAATTTGCTGGAGtgaagcagaggaaaaacagtggaaaaacaGTCAAGTCAAGTTTATTTCTAGAAGCACATTTAAACCTTAGAACACAAATTGTCTTATGTCCTTTTCTTTCAGCACAGcctagacaatctgataaaagaaaaaaaaatcctcttcactgactctataaacacacctgagcaaacagTACTAAGATTGAATTGGTGAAATatggaaatacatcacagttcaaagttcacttggctcgtttttatgaacaaaacgCACCCATCCTGGGTGTGTGAGAAGACGTGACATTATTTGTCATGTGTGGCGAGTgttaagccccgctcaccaagcagtaaataaacatttagacaacagaagaagtcgtcgccaaggatagtcaacCGAGCCTCGACCTAGTGACCCTCGAAGCAGCTGACGCCCTgacctttcagctgatgagcAGCTCAAACCAGATGTGTCCAGggaccgccacccgatggtgaagtcagatactacaggaccctgatgcgCAAGTATACCAGCGATATGTGGACATGTGCAAGGAGGTAAACCAGGGCCTCTGAACAACCAAGCTGGtctttgaccagagaggcagacaggaagCTGATTTTATCAAAATATGTATCAACAAACAACATTACTAGATACCCATACTGTATACACTGGCGGTTTTAAGGGGTTCAGTTACTCTTTAATTTGTATTGTGATCTCATTTGACGTTGGTTTGAATGTcatttgttaacatttaaaagttacgcactgcagctttaggaTATGGTTGCAATGCAACTCACAGTATGTCAAAAATCCGGATAAACACGTGGAActtttatccttttttcccACTCTCTTGTAGGTGAAGATAAGTGTATTGACAcggcacaaagaaaaaaaaaacctgttaagTGAGAACTGGGGTCTGTTTGCATCCAACACAAGATTGATGATGCGGTGCAATAATTAACACCGCtcaatctaataataataacaataataataactaatttTATTTGTAGTGCACTTTATATTCTAAAAAAGAATCCCAAAGTGCTACAGGAGCAAGGAGtttaaaaaaacgacaacaatcCAAGTGTGCGGGTTTAGTCCTGGGGGGGGGAGTAGTAGCTGTTGGTAGAGCGTAGCGAGCGTGCTGAGGTCTGGGGGGTGAGAAGGTCTTTAAGGTACTGAGAGGCGTGGATGCATTGGAATGTGAGGGAAACTTTATATTCGATCCGGGCGGGGATGGGAAGCCAGTGAAGAGAGTGCAGAATAGGTGTGATTTGTTCGTGTTTACGCACTCTGAGCAGGATCCTAgcggcacaaaacaaacaccgaCTCCTTTGTTCAGTTTTAGTCGTGTTTAGTAACGCGATTAAGAGTTGATATGTCAGCCAGTATTTTGACCTTTTTACATTTCCATACTTCAATGCACTTTCATCAGCAATAGGTTGTTTTTCTTACCTGAGGCACAGACGTGATGAACGTTTGAATGTTGCGTGTAGTCGTGTTGAGCTGTGTAGGACTCTGAGTCACACCCACATTCAGGTCTTTATTGCTTTTGAACATGCAAACGTTCCCGgctctataaacacacattcaagTTTCAGCccttttgttttaacaatattAATTTCAGCCAACACAAAACTCACAGGATGATGACTGTGACAGCAATCGTGCACCAGTAGAGACATCGTCTGCTACTGTGAATAGAGGGTGTCTGCTTCTGGTGCATCGTCCCCCCACACTTGCCACAGCAGCGGCAGCACGCCAAGAAGATGCCAATTATGGGCATCAGAATGATGTACAGGATGCCAAATATTGCACATACCAGGAAGCCCACTTCGTGCAGCATGACCTGAGGGCACAGGAAAACACACCCAgatgaaatactgttttaaaacTAAATTCAG is part of the Solea senegalensis isolate Sse05_10M linkage group LG15, IFAPA_SoseM_1, whole genome shotgun sequence genome and harbors:
- the prom2 gene encoding prominin-2 isoform X1 — translated: MRACRRPSSGGALRTVVGAMLLTLGLSQSGPQQTPCMAGDARQNLTQLKYLMFQNRTASSFMTPLVESFLQTVQPYPFPIDLILKLVREFSLTNSQLIKEVMLHEVGFLVCAIFGILYIILMPIIGIFLACCRCCGKCGGTMHQKQTPSIHSSRRCLYWCTIAVTVIILAGNVCMFKSNKDLNVGVTQSPTQLNTTTRNIQTFITSVPQQIQSVVNESFTTIDRIASNLNDIGPQLGSVIQDRFRGHMDPVLHSLRLLNEGTTNFSAQLQELNSFLTQHRTTMNLLQRDITTIRYAITATLNNPACVGCALIRPVLQPQVDRLTLGAIVTPNTDGLVAGMTQINQTDLPSKIVEIERYFNSIPQTVNTETMNVVQQTTQVLENVKTQISNIIRTSLSAFINLSELPTQLYADTIGKHSSTIEYAEDIRYKLCIVLCCVVGLVVMCNLLGLVLGPLGLKPKTDPTMRSCMADSGGTFFMMSAGFSFLFSWLMMVLVLVLFLLGGHGHTLVCRPWSSGQLFQLIDSSGLVPNISQVLGLRSNISIAHIYRGCTANQTIWKTLLMHEVIDLDQVFSTTQYLGDIQQQFDAMHIGLPAITFLSPEVRENLGNLSIITNGMNSTLITQQINTVSNINLNTSADALVNAGIATDPPTQTRLQNHANDLRQIQARIETTLIPQMTQLNSSVTVLRTKEQEIEASVAVLLANVAAAEGFFNTEAAAVVRNESSSFLDCQLAHFDHYNVWARLMITEQMGFCKPVAETVDAVEVILCSYLLESLNAFWCSMGWCLFFLIPSIIFTIKLAKYYRKMKLSDDYDDNVIASKLNISPNENELSDRDTQYWEEHTQPSPPDQSYTGIQM
- the prom2 gene encoding prominin-2 isoform X2; this encodes MRACRRPSSGGALRTVVGAMLLTLGLSQSGPQQTPCMAGDARQNLTQLKYLMFQNRTASSFMTPLVESFLQTVQPYPFPIDLILKLVREFSLTNSQLIKEVMLHEVGFLVCAIFGILYIILMPIIGIFLACCRCCGKCGGTMHQKQTPSIHSSRRCLYWCTIAVTVIILAGNVCMFKSNKDLNVGVTQSPTQLNTTTRNIQTFITSVPQQIQSVVNESFTTIDRIASNLNDIGPQLGSVIQDRFRGHMDPVLHSLRLLNEGTTNFSAQLQELNSFLTQHRTTMNLLQRDITTIRYAITATLNNPACVGCALIRPVLQPQVDRLTLGAIVTPNTDGLVAGMTQINQTDLPSKIVEIERYFNSIPQTVNTETMNVVQQTTQVLENVKTQISNIIRTSLSAFINLSELPTQLYADTIGKHSSTIEYAEDIRYKLCIVLCCVVGLVVMCNLLGLVLGPLGLKPKTDPTMRSCMADSGGTFFMMSAGFSFLFSWLMMVLVLVLFLLGGHGHTLVCRPWSSGQLFQLIDSSGLVPNISQVLGLRSNISIAHIYRGCTANQTIWKTLLMHEVIDLDQVFSTTQYLGDIQQQFDAMHIGLPAITFLSPEVRENLGNLSIITNGMNSTLITQQINTVSNINLNTSADALVNAGIATDPPTQTRLQNHANDLRQIQARIETTLIPQMTQLNSSVTVLRTKEQEIEASVAVLLANVAAAEGFFNTEAAAVVRNESSSFLDCQLAHFDHYNVWARLMITEQMGFCKPVAETVDAVEVILCSYLLESLNAFWCSMGWCLFFLIPSIIFTIKLAKYYRKMKLSDDYE